The Mustela erminea isolate mMusErm1 chromosome 18, mMusErm1.Pri, whole genome shotgun sequence genome has a window encoding:
- the COPRS gene encoding coordinator of PRMT5 and differentiation stimulator isoform X3: MASFALADHSGQEREAEKAMDRLAPHEETLYLISSYTRFPEPLATMISFLSPWISQSWTGASSGAQSIPNGSPTHGEGTHSEEEGFAVDDEDSDGDLNTWELSEGVSDRPPKEQAADLFNEDWDLELKADQGNPYDADDIQGCISQEVKPWVCCAPQGDMVYDPSWHHPPPLIPHYSKMVFETGQFDDAED; encoded by the exons ATG GCCAGCTTTGCCCTCGCCGACCATTCCGGGCAGGAGCGAGAGGCCGAGAAGGCCATGGATCGGCTAG CACCCCACGAGGAAACCCTGTACCTGATAAGTAGCTACACCCGCTTCCCTGAACCTCTGGCGACCATGATcagctttctgtctccatggatttcCCAGTCCTGGACAGGTGCAT cCAGTGGAGCACAGAGCATCCCTAATGGTAGTCCTACCCACGGTGAGGGCACCCACTCGGAAGAGGAAGGGTTTGCTGTGGATGATGAGGATTCTGACGGGGACCTGAATACCTGGGAGCTGTCAGAAGGCGTGTCCGACCGTCCGCCCAAGGAACAGGCTGCTGATCTTTTTAATGAGGACTGGGACTTGGAGTTGAAGGCAGATCAAGGGAATCCGTATG ATGCTGATGACATCCAGGGTTGCATTTCTCAAGAGGTCAAACCTTGGGTCTGCTGTGCCCCGCAAGGGGACATGGTCTATGACCCCAGTTGGCACCATCCACCTCCGCTGATACCCCATTATTCCAAGATGGTCTTCGAAACGGGACAGTTTGATGATGCTGAAGATTGA
- the COPRS gene encoding coordinator of PRMT5 and differentiation stimulator isoform X6, whose protein sequence is MGGDADGQELGAAAGGLGRGQASFALADHSGQEREAEKAMDRLASGAQSIPNGSPTHGEGTHSEEEGFAVDDEDSDGDLNTWELSEGVSDRPPKEQAADLFNEDWDLELKADQGNPYDADDIQGCISQEVKPWVCCAPQGDMVYDPSWHHPPPLIPHYSKMVFETGQFDDAED, encoded by the exons ATGGGAGGTGATGCTGATGGCCAAGAACTGGGGGCCGCTGCCGGGGGCCTGGGCCGGGGCCAG GCCAGCTTTGCCCTCGCCGACCATTCCGGGCAGGAGCGAGAGGCCGAGAAGGCCATGGATCGGCTAG cCAGTGGAGCACAGAGCATCCCTAATGGTAGTCCTACCCACGGTGAGGGCACCCACTCGGAAGAGGAAGGGTTTGCTGTGGATGATGAGGATTCTGACGGGGACCTGAATACCTGGGAGCTGTCAGAAGGCGTGTCCGACCGTCCGCCCAAGGAACAGGCTGCTGATCTTTTTAATGAGGACTGGGACTTGGAGTTGAAGGCAGATCAAGGGAATCCGTATG ATGCTGATGACATCCAGGGTTGCATTTCTCAAGAGGTCAAACCTTGGGTCTGCTGTGCCCCGCAAGGGGACATGGTCTATGACCCCAGTTGGCACCATCCACCTCCGCTGATACCCCATTATTCCAAGATGGTCTTCGAAACGGGACAGTTTGATGATGCTGAAGATTGA
- the COPRS gene encoding coordinator of PRMT5 and differentiation stimulator isoform X1 has protein sequence MDRQAAGARGPGAAEPPRGPPVPSARESPPSPGASFALADHSGQEREAEKAMDRLAPHEETLYLISSYTRFPEPLATMISFLSPWISQSWTGASSGAQSIPNGSPTHGEGTHSEEEGFAVDDEDSDGDLNTWELSEGVSDRPPKEQAADLFNEDWDLELKADQGNPYDADDIQGCISQEVKPWVCCAPQGDMVYDPSWHHPPPLIPHYSKMVFETGQFDDAED, from the exons ATGGACCGTCAGGCCGCCGGAGCCCGGGGGCCGGGGGCTGCTGAGCCGCCTCGGGGTCCGCCAGTGCCGAGCGCGCGGGAGTCGCCCCCCAGCCCGGGG GCCAGCTTTGCCCTCGCCGACCATTCCGGGCAGGAGCGAGAGGCCGAGAAGGCCATGGATCGGCTAG CACCCCACGAGGAAACCCTGTACCTGATAAGTAGCTACACCCGCTTCCCTGAACCTCTGGCGACCATGATcagctttctgtctccatggatttcCCAGTCCTGGACAGGTGCAT cCAGTGGAGCACAGAGCATCCCTAATGGTAGTCCTACCCACGGTGAGGGCACCCACTCGGAAGAGGAAGGGTTTGCTGTGGATGATGAGGATTCTGACGGGGACCTGAATACCTGGGAGCTGTCAGAAGGCGTGTCCGACCGTCCGCCCAAGGAACAGGCTGCTGATCTTTTTAATGAGGACTGGGACTTGGAGTTGAAGGCAGATCAAGGGAATCCGTATG ATGCTGATGACATCCAGGGTTGCATTTCTCAAGAGGTCAAACCTTGGGTCTGCTGTGCCCCGCAAGGGGACATGGTCTATGACCCCAGTTGGCACCATCCACCTCCGCTGATACCCCATTATTCCAAGATGGTCTTCGAAACGGGACAGTTTGATGATGCTGAAGATTGA
- the COPRS gene encoding coordinator of PRMT5 and differentiation stimulator isoform X2, whose translation MGGDADGQELGAAAGGLGRGQASFALADHSGQEREAEKAMDRLAPHEETLYLISSYTRFPEPLATMISFLSPWISQSWTGASSGAQSIPNGSPTHGEGTHSEEEGFAVDDEDSDGDLNTWELSEGVSDRPPKEQAADLFNEDWDLELKADQGNPYDADDIQGCISQEVKPWVCCAPQGDMVYDPSWHHPPPLIPHYSKMVFETGQFDDAED comes from the exons ATGGGAGGTGATGCTGATGGCCAAGAACTGGGGGCCGCTGCCGGGGGCCTGGGCCGGGGCCAG GCCAGCTTTGCCCTCGCCGACCATTCCGGGCAGGAGCGAGAGGCCGAGAAGGCCATGGATCGGCTAG CACCCCACGAGGAAACCCTGTACCTGATAAGTAGCTACACCCGCTTCCCTGAACCTCTGGCGACCATGATcagctttctgtctccatggatttcCCAGTCCTGGACAGGTGCAT cCAGTGGAGCACAGAGCATCCCTAATGGTAGTCCTACCCACGGTGAGGGCACCCACTCGGAAGAGGAAGGGTTTGCTGTGGATGATGAGGATTCTGACGGGGACCTGAATACCTGGGAGCTGTCAGAAGGCGTGTCCGACCGTCCGCCCAAGGAACAGGCTGCTGATCTTTTTAATGAGGACTGGGACTTGGAGTTGAAGGCAGATCAAGGGAATCCGTATG ATGCTGATGACATCCAGGGTTGCATTTCTCAAGAGGTCAAACCTTGGGTCTGCTGTGCCCCGCAAGGGGACATGGTCTATGACCCCAGTTGGCACCATCCACCTCCGCTGATACCCCATTATTCCAAGATGGTCTTCGAAACGGGACAGTTTGATGATGCTGAAGATTGA
- the COPRS gene encoding coordinator of PRMT5 and differentiation stimulator isoform X5, whose amino-acid sequence MDRQAAGARGPGAAEPPRGPPVPSARESPPSPGASFALADHSGQEREAEKAMDRLASGAQSIPNGSPTHGEGTHSEEEGFAVDDEDSDGDLNTWELSEGVSDRPPKEQAADLFNEDWDLELKADQGNPYDADDIQGCISQEVKPWVCCAPQGDMVYDPSWHHPPPLIPHYSKMVFETGQFDDAED is encoded by the exons ATGGACCGTCAGGCCGCCGGAGCCCGGGGGCCGGGGGCTGCTGAGCCGCCTCGGGGTCCGCCAGTGCCGAGCGCGCGGGAGTCGCCCCCCAGCCCGGGG GCCAGCTTTGCCCTCGCCGACCATTCCGGGCAGGAGCGAGAGGCCGAGAAGGCCATGGATCGGCTAG cCAGTGGAGCACAGAGCATCCCTAATGGTAGTCCTACCCACGGTGAGGGCACCCACTCGGAAGAGGAAGGGTTTGCTGTGGATGATGAGGATTCTGACGGGGACCTGAATACCTGGGAGCTGTCAGAAGGCGTGTCCGACCGTCCGCCCAAGGAACAGGCTGCTGATCTTTTTAATGAGGACTGGGACTTGGAGTTGAAGGCAGATCAAGGGAATCCGTATG ATGCTGATGACATCCAGGGTTGCATTTCTCAAGAGGTCAAACCTTGGGTCTGCTGTGCCCCGCAAGGGGACATGGTCTATGACCCCAGTTGGCACCATCCACCTCCGCTGATACCCCATTATTCCAAGATGGTCTTCGAAACGGGACAGTTTGATGATGCTGAAGATTGA